The Rhodococcus rhodochrous DNA window ACAAATCCTCGCGATGCGTACGTGCTCCGAATCGCTGCCACGGTAGGTCGCCTGGCACGAAGCCATAACGAATTGAGATCGCCTGCACCACCTGCCACTCGATTCACAATTCGCGAATCGGACACGTAACGTCCCCGGCCTTTCCTCCGATAGCGAGCACCGACGTGCAGATTTGTGGGAACCCTACAAATCGAGGGGCAACCTTTCATCGCTACCGACATCTCGCAGGCACCCGCTCGCGGTGTTCCCTGGTGATCGTGATTTCGCTGCTTGCCCCCGGCCAGGGGTCTCAGACACCCGGAATGCTCGCCCCGTGGCTCGAGCAGTCCGGAGCGCGCGACCGCATCGACCGGTGGTCGCAGACGGCGGGACTCGATCTCGCGCGTCTGGGCACCACTGCCGCCGCCGAGGAGATCACCGACACCGCGGTGACCCAGCCGCTCGTGGTGGCCTCCGCCCTGCTCGCCTTCGAGGATCTCGACCGTCGCGGCCTCGTGCCCGCCGACACGATCGTCGCCGGCCACTCCGTCGGTGAACTCGCCGCGGCCGCCATCGCGGGTGTCATCAGCGCCGACGACGCCGTCGCCCTCGCCGCCGTCCGCGGAGCCGAGATGGCCCGCGCCTGCGCGCTCGAACCCACCGGAATGTCCGCCGTCCTCGGCGGCGCCGAGGACGAGGTGCTCGCGCGCCTCGCGGAGTTGGATCTGACCCCCGCGAATATGAATGCGGCCGGTCAGATCGTCGCAGCCGGGCGCCTGAGCGCGCTCGAGGAACTCGCTGCGAACCCGCCCGAGAAGGCCCGCGTCCGTGCCCTGCCGGTCGCCGGTGCCTTCCACACCCGATTCATGGCACCCGCCCAGGACGCCGTGGCCGCCGCCGCGGCGAAGATCACACCTTCGGATCCGACGCACACGCTGCTGTCGAACTACGACGGCAAGCCCGTCACCTCCGGAGCCGACGCCCTCGAACGTCTCGCAGCCCAGGTCACCCGGCCCGTCCGGTGGGACCTGTGCACCGCCTCCCTGCGTGAAGCGCAGGTGAGCCGGATCGTCGAGCTTCCCCCCGCCGGCACGCTGGTGGGCATCGCCAAGCGCGAGATGCGCGGCACGCCCACCGTCGCCCTCAAGACCCCCGCGGAGATCTCCGCTCTGGCCGAAAGTCTTCAACTCGGTTAGGTTGCTGCGCGCGCCGTCGCACAGCACGGGCACCTCACCGGGAACTCCCCGGACCCCCGGCCGGAAACATCCGGCCGGTTTCGAACGACATAGTCGACAGATCGAGAAGGGAGCCACATCGTGGCCGCCACCCAGGAAGAAATCATCGCCGGTCTCGCGGAGATCATCGAAGAGGTCACCGGCATCGAGCCCTCCGAGGTGACCGTCGACAAGTCCTTCGTCGACGACCTCGACATCGACTCGCTGTCCATGGTCGAGATCGCCGTCCAGACCGAGGACAAGTACGGCGTGAAGATCCCCGACGAGGATCTCGCCGGTCTGCGCACCGTCGGTGACGCCGTGAACTACATCCAGAAGCTCGAGGCCGCAGGCGTTCAGGCCACGAACGACAACGAATGAGTTCTGCTGTGACCTCCCCTTCTCCTCGGGCACTCCGCAACGTCGTCGTCACCAGCCTCGCGGCTACGACGTCGATCGCCGGCGACGTGGACGCCACCTGGAAAGCACTGCTGGCCGGTGAGAGCGGGATCGGCACCATCGACGGCGGTTTCGTCGACGAGTTCGACCTCCCGGTGCGCATCGGCGGAACCCTGAAGGTCAGCCCCGACGAGGGACTGTCCCGCGTGGAACTCCGTCGCATGAGCTTCGTCGAGCGCCTCGCGCTCACCCTCGGGCGCACCGTCTGGCAGAACGCCGGCAGCCCCGAGGTCGACCAGGACCGTCTCGGTGTGGTCATCGGTACGGGCCTCGGTGGCGGCGAGTCGCTCATCGACGCCGTCGACAAGCTCCGTGTCGGCGGCTACCGCAAGGTCTCGCCCTTCGCGGTGCAGATGATCATGCCGAACGGACCGTCGGCCACCGTCGGGCTCGAACTCGGTGCCCGCGCCGGGGTCATCACCCCGGTCTCGGCGTGCTCGTCCGGATCCGAGGCGATCGCCAACGCGTACCGCATGATCGCCTTCGGCGACGCCGACATCGTCGTCACCGGTGGTGTCGAGGGTCAGCTGGACGCGGTCGCCACCGCGGGCTTCGCGATGATGCGGGCGCTGAGCACCCGCAACGAGGACCCGAAGGGCGCCTCGCGTCCGTTCGACAAGGACCGCGACGGTTTCGTCTTCGGCGAGGCCGGCGCACTGATGGTCCTCGAGAGCGAGGAGCACGCCAAGGCACGCGGAGCGACCATCCACGCTCGTATCCTCGGCGCCGGCATCACCTCCGACGGTTACCACATCGTCGCCCCCGACCCGGAAGGTACGGGAGCGGCTCGGGCCATGCGGCGGGCGATCGAGACCGCCGGGCTCACCAAGGCCGACATCGGGCACGTCAACGCGCACGCGACGGCCACCCCGATCGGCGACGTGGCCGAAGCCAAGGCCATCAACGCGGCCGTGGGCAACCACGCCGCGATCTACGCCCCCAAGTCCGCGCTCGGTCATTCGATCGGTGCGGTGGGTGCACTCGAAGCAGTACTCACGGTCCTGACTCTGCGTGACGGGGTCATCCCGCCCACGCTGAATCTCGAGAACCAGGATCCAGAGATCGATCTCGACGTGGTCAAGGGCGAACCACGTTCCGGCCGGATCGATTTCGCGCTGAACAACTCGTTCGGTTTCGGTGGGCAC harbors:
- a CDS encoding ACP S-malonyltransferase — translated: MISLLAPGQGSQTPGMLAPWLEQSGARDRIDRWSQTAGLDLARLGTTAAAEEITDTAVTQPLVVASALLAFEDLDRRGLVPADTIVAGHSVGELAAAAIAGVISADDAVALAAVRGAEMARACALEPTGMSAVLGGAEDEVLARLAELDLTPANMNAAGQIVAAGRLSALEELAANPPEKARVRALPVAGAFHTRFMAPAQDAVAAAAAKITPSDPTHTLLSNYDGKPVTSGADALERLAAQVTRPVRWDLCTASLREAQVSRIVELPPAGTLVGIAKREMRGTPTVALKTPAEISALAESLQLG
- the acpM gene encoding meromycolate extension acyl carrier protein AcpM, with the protein product MAATQEEIIAGLAEIIEEVTGIEPSEVTVDKSFVDDLDIDSLSMVEIAVQTEDKYGVKIPDEDLAGLRTVGDAVNYIQKLEAAGVQATNDNE
- a CDS encoding KasA/KasB family beta-ketoacyl-ACP synthase, giving the protein MSSAVTSPSPRALRNVVVTSLAATTSIAGDVDATWKALLAGESGIGTIDGGFVDEFDLPVRIGGTLKVSPDEGLSRVELRRMSFVERLALTLGRTVWQNAGSPEVDQDRLGVVIGTGLGGGESLIDAVDKLRVGGYRKVSPFAVQMIMPNGPSATVGLELGARAGVITPVSACSSGSEAIANAYRMIAFGDADIVVTGGVEGQLDAVATAGFAMMRALSTRNEDPKGASRPFDKDRDGFVFGEAGALMVLESEEHAKARGATIHARILGAGITSDGYHIVAPDPEGTGAARAMRRAIETAGLTKADIGHVNAHATATPIGDVAEAKAINAAVGNHAAIYAPKSALGHSIGAVGALEAVLTVLTLRDGVIPPTLNLENQDPEIDLDVVKGEPRSGRIDFALNNSFGFGGHNVALAFGRA